Proteins encoded together in one Myxococcus stipitatus window:
- a CDS encoding FAD-binding oxidoreductase, with the protein MSSPESWGRYPRVEQTTHPLVWRSDTLPSVSGTMLPHGLGRSYGDSCLNAGGTLLLTSGLDRLIAFDPATGVVRCEAGVTLDTLLRLAVPRGWFLPVTPGTKYVTVGGAIANDVHGKNHHRGGTFGRYVRRFELVRSDGSRRVCAPDENADWYGATIGGLGLTGLVTWAEVQLKPISNPFVLQETVPFENLDAFLKVARESEADHEFTMAWVDCLARGKKVGRGLLYRGNFAPPQFDRLPLAKSHLSHGSGLAVPMDMPSFCLNRLSVSAFNWLYYHRQNGKPQQRLTHYDPFFYPLDAIYGWNRIYGSRGFLQFQCVVPYATARDALKEILERSSRGGLPSFLSVLKTFGDIPSPGWMSFPRQGVTLAMDFANRGEKTYRLVEELDRLTREAGGAVYPAKDARMSAESFAAYFPRRAEFAGYIDPAFSSSFWRRMNPVTLPFSLEAERAAGAPQPQSVLALR; encoded by the coding sequence ATGAGTTCACCGGAGTCCTGGGGGCGCTACCCTCGCGTCGAGCAGACCACGCACCCCCTGGTGTGGCGCTCGGACACGCTGCCGTCCGTGTCCGGGACGATGCTGCCGCACGGGTTGGGGCGCAGCTATGGCGACTCGTGCCTCAACGCCGGGGGGACGCTGCTGCTCACCTCGGGGCTGGACCGCCTCATCGCGTTCGACCCGGCCACCGGCGTGGTGCGCTGCGAGGCGGGCGTCACGCTGGACACGCTCCTGCGGCTGGCGGTGCCGCGCGGCTGGTTCTTGCCCGTCACCCCCGGCACCAAATACGTGACGGTGGGCGGGGCCATCGCCAACGACGTGCACGGCAAGAACCATCACCGGGGCGGGACGTTCGGCCGGTATGTGCGGCGCTTCGAGCTGGTGCGCTCGGATGGCAGCCGCCGGGTGTGCGCGCCGGACGAGAACGCGGACTGGTACGGCGCGACGATTGGCGGCCTGGGACTCACGGGGCTGGTGACGTGGGCGGAGGTGCAGCTCAAGCCCATCAGCAACCCGTTCGTGTTGCAGGAGACGGTGCCCTTCGAGAACCTCGACGCGTTCCTGAAGGTGGCGCGCGAGTCGGAGGCGGACCACGAGTTCACCATGGCGTGGGTGGACTGCCTGGCGCGCGGCAAGAAGGTGGGCCGGGGCTTGTTGTACCGGGGCAACTTCGCGCCGCCGCAGTTCGACCGGCTGCCCTTGGCCAAGAGCCACCTGTCGCACGGCAGCGGGCTGGCGGTGCCCATGGACATGCCGTCGTTCTGCCTCAACCGGCTGTCGGTGTCGGCGTTCAACTGGCTCTACTACCACCGCCAGAACGGCAAGCCGCAGCAGCGGCTGACGCACTACGACCCGTTCTTCTATCCGCTCGACGCCATCTATGGATGGAACCGCATCTACGGCTCGCGCGGCTTCCTCCAGTTCCAGTGCGTGGTGCCGTACGCCACGGCGCGCGACGCGCTGAAGGAGATTCTCGAGCGCAGCTCGCGCGGCGGGCTGCCCAGCTTCCTGTCGGTGCTGAAGACCTTCGGTGACATCCCGTCGCCGGGGTGGATGTCCTTCCCGCGCCAGGGCGTGACGCTGGCCATGGACTTCGCCAACCGGGGGGAGAAGACGTACCGGCTGGTGGAGGAGCTGGACCGGCTGACGCGCGAGGCGGGCGGCGCGGTGTACCCGGCGAAGGACGCGCGGATGAGCGCGGAGAGCTTCGCGGCGTACTTCCCCCGGCGCGCCGAGTTCGCCGGCTACATCGACCCGGCCTTCTCCTCGTCCTTCTGGCGGCGGATGAACCCCGTGACGCTGCCCTTCTCGCTGGAGGCGGAGCGCGCAGCGGGCGCGCCCCAGCCCCAGTCCGTGCTTGCGCTTCGCTGA
- a CDS encoding Uma2 family endonuclease: MAYGRRELEREATLADIEALPEGVVGEIIEGALYAHAQPRAGHMDFIGALIAELRGPFQRGVGGPGGWWIQLEPGIQLEGSPEFIPDLGGWRKERVPRLPSGSWTLAPDWACEILSPSTRAYDLRIKRPFYARIGVQHLWFIDLDSRTLTVSRLYEGRWLELGTHGEEDVIRAAPFEDLELRLGELWPLIEGRGDR, from the coding sequence ATGGCCTACGGCAGACGTGAGCTGGAGAGGGAAGCGACCCTCGCCGACATCGAGGCCCTGCCCGAGGGCGTCGTGGGCGAGATCATCGAGGGTGCGCTGTATGCGCATGCCCAGCCGAGGGCTGGGCACATGGACTTCATCGGGGCGTTGATCGCCGAGCTTCGAGGCCCCTTCCAGCGGGGCGTCGGAGGGCCGGGGGGCTGGTGGATCCAGCTGGAACCTGGAATCCAGCTCGAGGGGTCACCGGAGTTCATTCCGGACCTCGGCGGGTGGCGCAAGGAGCGCGTGCCCCGGCTTCCTTCCGGCTCGTGGACGCTGGCGCCGGACTGGGCCTGCGAAATCCTGTCCCCGTCGACACGCGCGTATGACCTGCGCATCAAGCGCCCGTTCTACGCGCGCATCGGCGTCCAGCACCTGTGGTTCATCGACCTGGATTCACGAACGCTCACGGTCAGCCGGTTGTACGAGGGGCGCTGGCTGGAGCTGGGAACCCACGGAGAGGAGGATGTCATCCGCGCCGCGCCGTTCGAGGACCTCGAGCTGCGGCTGGGTGAGCTGTGGCCACTCATCGAGGGCCGCGGAGACCGGTAG
- a CDS encoding methyltransferase, producing the protein MRLGLKADSLLERVADWFNLAPQPLAHAFFGMMASRTLMAGARLGIYGELSQGAATSETLASRLGLSPEGTRSLMEALVACEAVERQRDGRYRLAPRSKRWLDPRSSRYVGAFLEFNYAQWDWWTGLEGVVRSGQAVDIHDFAPEDPRWRDYIHAMHQLARLAAPEVAASIPLPRGARHLLDLGGAHGWYAAELCLRHRGLRATVLDLEGSARVGRGIIAAAGLSHLVGHREGDILTADLGGPYDGVLLFQVMHHLTPAQNVALLRRIRAALAPKGTLAVLEYLRGDIEEPASSAPLIGLHYFLTSGAAAYTPAEVEGFLDDAGYRIESSRPIRHLPLQTLLIARLD; encoded by the coding sequence ATGCGACTGGGGCTCAAGGCGGACTCGCTGTTGGAGCGCGTGGCGGACTGGTTCAACCTGGCCCCCCAGCCCCTGGCGCATGCCTTCTTCGGGATGATGGCGTCGCGCACGCTGATGGCGGGCGCGCGGCTGGGCATCTACGGCGAGCTGTCGCAGGGGGCCGCCACGTCGGAGACGCTGGCGTCCCGGCTGGGGCTGTCGCCGGAGGGGACGCGGTCGCTGATGGAGGCGCTGGTGGCGTGCGAGGCGGTGGAGCGGCAGCGCGACGGGCGCTACCGGCTGGCGCCTCGCTCGAAGCGGTGGCTGGACCCGCGCTCGTCCCGGTACGTGGGCGCCTTCCTGGAGTTCAACTACGCCCAGTGGGACTGGTGGACGGGGCTGGAGGGCGTGGTGCGCTCCGGTCAGGCGGTGGACATCCACGACTTCGCCCCCGAGGACCCGCGCTGGCGGGACTACATCCACGCGATGCACCAGTTGGCGCGGCTGGCGGCGCCGGAGGTGGCGGCGTCCATCCCCCTGCCCCGGGGGGCGAGGCACCTGTTGGACCTGGGCGGCGCGCATGGGTGGTACGCTGCGGAGCTGTGCCTGCGCCACCGGGGTCTGCGGGCCACGGTGCTGGACCTGGAGGGCAGCGCGCGCGTGGGCCGGGGCATCATCGCCGCCGCCGGGTTGAGCCACCTGGTGGGCCACCGGGAGGGCGACATCCTCACCGCGGACCTGGGCGGCCCCTATGACGGCGTGCTGCTGTTCCAGGTGATGCACCACCTGACGCCCGCGCAGAACGTGGCGCTGCTGCGGCGGATCCGCGCGGCGCTGGCGCCCAAGGGGACGCTGGCGGTGCTGGAGTATCTGCGCGGCGACATCGAGGAGCCCGCGAGTTCGGCGCCCCTCATCGGCCTGCACTACTTCCTCACCTCCGGCGCGGCGGCGTACACCCCGGCGGAGGTGGAGGGCTTCCTGGACGATGCGGGCTACCGCATCGAGAGCAGCCGGCCCATCCGCCACCTGCCCCTCCAGACGCTCCTCATCGCCCGCCTGGATTGA
- a CDS encoding MXAN_6627.5 family MYXO-CTERM protein gives MASSLWSSRALGLALLACLPLLLPASALGQTGDGGVIIGVPDASSGEDGAERDNPEEDDGTGRVVTSCRSTKDCSPRFTCQSGSCRYTGVRKADQQGCVLGAEAALLIVGLAAVAIPRRKR, from the coding sequence ATGGCCTCTTCCCTCTGGTCGTCCCGAGCCCTGGGCCTCGCCCTGCTGGCCTGCCTCCCCCTCCTGCTGCCCGCCTCGGCGCTGGGCCAGACGGGGGACGGGGGTGTCATCATCGGCGTGCCGGATGCCTCGAGCGGCGAGGACGGCGCGGAGCGGGACAACCCCGAGGAGGACGACGGGACGGGGCGGGTGGTCACCTCCTGTCGGAGCACGAAGGACTGCTCCCCCCGCTTCACGTGCCAGAGTGGCTCCTGCCGCTACACGGGTGTACGCAAGGCGGACCAGCAGGGGTGTGTGCTGGGGGCGGAGGCAGCGCTGCTGATCGTCGGGCTGGCCGCGGTGGCCATCCCCCGCCGCAAGAGGTAG
- a CDS encoding aldo/keto reductase, producing MTTKNRIDSLARYHLLGRSGLRVSPLALGAMTFGTEWGWGSPKETANQLLARYLEAGGNFIDTADGYTGGTSESIIGDYFANNGGRDAAVIATKFTVNMSPGDPNAGGNGRKNIRRALEASLKRLKTDYVDLYWMHAWDGITPLEEVLHTLTDLVRQGKIRYFGLSDVPAWYFARAQTLAEKEGLERAVALQLEYSLVERNIEREHIPAALELGASIVPWSPLASGLLSGKYTREGVLAKGDGRLKGAKEAGNPGIVKLFTERNWGIVDTLLDVARELDKSPAQVALAWVARRPGVASTIIGATKLEQLEANLRALDLELPAAQAARLEAASRPELIHPYIFFEDAFFTGGMFTGGTSVRKEPTWFRPAPR from the coding sequence ATGACCACGAAGAATCGCATCGACTCGCTGGCGCGGTACCACTTGCTGGGCCGCTCGGGGTTGAGGGTGAGCCCGCTGGCCCTGGGGGCGATGACGTTCGGCACGGAGTGGGGGTGGGGCAGTCCGAAGGAGACGGCGAACCAGCTGCTCGCCCGCTACCTGGAGGCAGGGGGCAACTTCATCGACACGGCGGACGGGTATACCGGGGGCACGAGCGAGTCCATCATCGGGGACTACTTCGCGAACAACGGTGGCCGCGACGCGGCCGTCATCGCCACGAAGTTCACCGTCAACATGTCGCCGGGAGACCCGAACGCGGGTGGCAACGGCCGCAAGAACATCCGCCGGGCGCTGGAGGCGTCGCTGAAGCGGCTGAAGACGGACTACGTGGACCTGTACTGGATGCATGCGTGGGATGGCATCACCCCGCTGGAGGAGGTGCTGCACACGCTCACGGACCTCGTGCGGCAGGGGAAGATCCGCTACTTCGGCCTGTCGGACGTGCCGGCGTGGTACTTCGCGCGGGCGCAGACGCTGGCGGAGAAGGAGGGGCTGGAGCGGGCGGTGGCGTTGCAGCTCGAGTACTCGCTGGTGGAGCGCAACATCGAGCGTGAGCACATCCCCGCGGCGCTGGAGCTGGGCGCGAGCATCGTCCCGTGGAGCCCGCTGGCGTCGGGACTGCTGTCGGGCAAGTACACCCGGGAGGGTGTCCTCGCGAAGGGGGACGGGCGGCTGAAGGGGGCCAAGGAGGCCGGCAACCCGGGAATCGTGAAGCTCTTCACGGAGCGCAACTGGGGCATCGTCGACACGCTGCTCGACGTGGCGCGCGAGCTGGACAAGTCGCCCGCGCAGGTGGCGCTGGCGTGGGTGGCGCGGCGGCCCGGCGTCGCGTCCACCATCATCGGCGCGACGAAGCTGGAGCAGCTCGAGGCCAACCTGCGCGCGCTGGACCTGGAGCTCCCGGCGGCGCAAGCCGCCAGGCTGGAGGCGGCGAGCCGCCCAGAGCTCATCCACCCCTACATCTTCTTCGAGGATGCGTTCTTCACCGGAGGGATGTTCACGGGGGGCACGTCGGTGCGGAAGGAGCCGACCTGGTTCCGGCCGGCGCCCCGGTAG
- a CDS encoding SDR family oxidoreductase, with translation MKKVLVLGATSAIAQATVRLLAARGASLYLVGRNAENLEAVAKDAATRGAAKVDSQAVDLNTFDAHEALVDGAFQSLGGLDGVVLAHGVLGDQVEAQRSWAATEAVLRTNFLSAVSLLTVLANRFEAQKAGTLVVISSVAGDRGRQSNYVYGASKGALNVFLQGLRNRLAKSNVAVVTVKPGFVDTPMTAHLPKNKLFASPEKVARGLLRAADSRKNEVYVPGIWALIMLIIRSIPESVFKKLKL, from the coding sequence ATGAAGAAAGTGCTCGTCCTCGGCGCCACCAGCGCCATTGCCCAGGCGACGGTGCGGCTGTTGGCCGCGCGCGGGGCCTCGCTGTACCTCGTCGGTCGCAACGCGGAGAACCTGGAGGCGGTGGCGAAGGACGCGGCCACGCGCGGCGCGGCGAAGGTGGACTCCCAGGCGGTGGACCTGAACACCTTCGACGCGCACGAGGCGCTGGTGGACGGCGCGTTCCAGTCGCTCGGCGGGCTGGATGGCGTGGTGCTCGCGCATGGCGTGCTGGGCGACCAGGTGGAGGCGCAGCGTTCGTGGGCGGCGACGGAGGCGGTGCTGCGCACCAACTTCCTGAGCGCGGTGTCGCTGCTGACGGTGCTCGCCAACCGCTTCGAGGCCCAGAAGGCCGGCACGCTGGTGGTGATTTCGTCGGTGGCGGGAGACCGGGGACGGCAGAGCAACTACGTGTACGGCGCGTCCAAGGGCGCGCTGAACGTGTTCCTCCAGGGCCTGCGCAACCGGCTGGCGAAGTCCAACGTCGCGGTGGTGACGGTGAAGCCCGGCTTCGTCGACACACCGATGACGGCGCACCTGCCGAAGAACAAGCTGTTCGCCTCGCCGGAGAAGGTGGCGCGCGGCCTCTTGCGCGCGGCGGATTCGCGCAAGAACGAGGTCTACGTCCCCGGCATCTGGGCGCTCATCATGCTCATCATCCGGAGCATCCCGGAATCCGTGTTCAAGAAGCTCAAGCTGTAG
- a CDS encoding Uma2 family endonuclease, whose translation MAYGKRELEGVATLADIEALPEGVVGEIIDGTLYAHARPGGGHVYFGLRLFGELDAPFQLGNPGPGGWWLMVEPGIQVPGSPEFVPDLAGWRRSRVPTLPERQWTTPPDWVCEILSPSTRAYDRRIKRPFYARIGVQHLWFIDLEERTLSIHQQSAGRWLELGIYGEGDTLIRAAPFEDIELRLGWLWRSVQQSA comes from the coding sequence ATGGCCTACGGCAAACGCGAACTCGAGGGCGTCGCAACCCTCGCCGACATCGAGGCCCTGCCCGAGGGCGTCGTGGGCGAGATCATCGATGGAACGCTGTATGCACATGCCCGTCCTGGTGGCGGGCATGTCTATTTCGGGCTGAGACTCTTCGGGGAGCTGGATGCTCCTTTCCAGCTCGGAAATCCGGGGCCGGGCGGCTGGTGGCTCATGGTCGAGCCGGGCATCCAGGTCCCTGGCTCACCGGAGTTCGTACCGGACCTGGCGGGCTGGCGCCGCTCGCGGGTCCCCACGCTCCCCGAGCGTCAGTGGACCACGCCTCCGGACTGGGTCTGCGAAATCCTGTCACCCTCGACACGCGCCTATGACCGACGCATCAAGCGTCCCTTCTACGCGCGCATCGGCGTCCAGCACCTGTGGTTCATCGACCTGGAGGAGCGCACGCTCTCCATCCACCAGCAGTCAGCGGGGCGGTGGTTGGAGCTGGGCATCTACGGAGAGGGAGACACCCTCATCCGCGCCGCTCCGTTCGAGGACATCGAGCTGCGGCTCGGCTGGCTCTGGCGCTCGGTGCAGCAGAGCGCCTGA
- a CDS encoding UbiA family prenyltransferase has product MISEAPLAPDASQEALAVDLDGTLVRTDTLHESLLVLFKRAPWLLLLLPWWVLKGKAFFKAEVARRATLDFAHLPYNEELVAFLREEKARGRRLVLATAADQRVAEGVAGHLGLFDAVFASDGATNLSGARKLARLQQALGTFDYAGNDAVDLPLWRESRRVVVVHAPSGVLKRARALGREVHKVFERPSTGPRTWVKALRVHQWAKNALVFVPLLAAHKAASPSLLVQAALAFLAFSLCASSVYVLNDLLDLDSDRRHPTKKKRPFAACALPVRTGVVLAPVLLAAGAAVCLLLPSRFAALLATYYALTLAYSLRLKQVVMLDVLVLAGLYTVRILGGSLAVDVPTSSWLLTFSMFLFLSLALVKRLSEVRRLRLSNETAAHGRGYLAQDYEQLASLGSGAGQVSVLVLALYISSKDVTVYYDHPERLWLLCPVMIYWIGRVWVLAHRGLVNEDPLVFALKDKVSYAVGLVAALVLWAAT; this is encoded by the coding sequence ATGATTTCCGAGGCCCCTCTCGCACCCGACGCGTCCCAGGAGGCGCTCGCCGTCGACCTCGACGGGACGCTGGTCCGCACGGACACGCTGCACGAGAGCCTGCTCGTGCTCTTCAAGCGCGCGCCCTGGCTGCTGTTGCTGCTGCCGTGGTGGGTGCTGAAGGGCAAGGCGTTCTTCAAGGCGGAGGTGGCGCGGCGGGCGACGCTGGACTTCGCGCACCTGCCCTACAACGAGGAGCTCGTGGCCTTCCTGCGCGAGGAGAAGGCGCGAGGCCGCCGGCTGGTGCTGGCCACCGCCGCGGACCAGCGCGTCGCGGAGGGCGTGGCCGGGCACCTGGGCCTCTTCGACGCGGTGTTCGCCAGCGACGGCGCGACGAACCTGTCCGGGGCGCGCAAGCTGGCGCGGCTCCAGCAGGCGCTGGGCACGTTCGACTACGCGGGCAACGACGCGGTGGACCTGCCCCTGTGGCGCGAGTCGCGGCGGGTGGTGGTGGTGCACGCGCCCTCGGGGGTGTTGAAGCGGGCGCGAGCGCTGGGCCGGGAAGTGCACAAGGTCTTCGAGCGTCCCTCGACGGGGCCGCGCACGTGGGTGAAGGCGCTGCGCGTGCACCAGTGGGCGAAGAACGCGCTCGTCTTCGTGCCGCTCCTGGCCGCGCACAAGGCGGCGTCACCGAGCCTGCTGGTCCAGGCCGCGCTGGCCTTCCTCGCCTTCAGCCTGTGCGCCTCCAGCGTCTACGTGCTCAACGACCTGCTGGACCTGGACTCGGACCGGCGGCACCCGACGAAGAAGAAGCGCCCGTTCGCCGCGTGCGCGCTGCCGGTGCGCACCGGCGTGGTGCTGGCGCCCGTGCTGCTCGCGGCCGGCGCGGCGGTGTGCCTGCTCCTGCCGTCGCGCTTCGCGGCGCTGCTGGCCACGTACTACGCGCTGACGCTGGCGTACTCGCTGCGGCTCAAGCAGGTGGTGATGCTGGACGTGCTGGTGCTGGCCGGGCTGTACACGGTGCGCATCCTCGGCGGCTCGCTGGCGGTCGACGTGCCCACGTCGAGCTGGCTGCTGACCTTCAGCATGTTCCTGTTCCTGTCGCTGGCGCTGGTGAAGCGGCTGAGCGAGGTGCGGCGGCTGCGGCTGTCCAACGAGACGGCCGCGCACGGGCGCGGCTACCTGGCGCAGGACTACGAGCAGCTCGCCAGCCTGGGCTCGGGCGCGGGTCAGGTGTCCGTGCTGGTGCTGGCGCTCTACATCTCGTCGAAGGACGTCACCGTCTATTACGACCACCCGGAGCGGCTGTGGCTGCTGTGTCCGGTGATGATTTATTGGATAGGCCGGGTCTGGGTGCTGGCGCACCGGGGGCTCGTGAACGAGGACCCGCTCGTCTTCGCGCTCAAGGACAAGGTCAGCTACGCGGTGGGACTCGTCGCGGCCCTGGTGCTGTGGGCGGCCACGTGA